The DNA window TTTAAGCTTGGCTCTTCGCATGCTGTTTCTATAATACTGTAAAGCTCTTTAATATTAGGTAATCGCCAATCAGTATGGCCATCATTTGTAGCATTAAATGCAGCAGGTTCCATCATTGCTTCCCACGATGTAAAATAACGAACCGTACCGTTCTGACATCGATTACCCGTTAGACCGAGAACACAAGTTTGCCATTCTAAGCGGGTTGCTTTATCAAACAAAAACCCTTCCCTAGTATTAACAAAACGTTGATTTGGTGTTGATATCTCAGCATTCTCATTACAGCGTTGATCGAGTCCTTTGGCAGCCATCGACATCACTAATAATAAAATAGTGCTAGTAATAAGTAATATACGCCGGGTTATATTAAAGATCATCATTAACATCCTTTTATGACAACTAAATAGCTTATATCAAAGTATTTAATTACTGATTTTTATTGCAAACTTTGACTACGAACTAAACGTACAGCCCTTGGGATATTGGTTAAATTCCCCTGGATATTACCGTATAAAAAATTAACCATCCAAGCTGATTCTAAATCGTCAATATCAATATCAGCAGTCCAATAATAATGATTTTGAGTATGAGGAAAAAACACAGTCTCAACGGCAGGTATTATTTGCGAATAATTGATAATACTTTGTAGTTCTAAACGAGTGGGTAAACGCCAATCATTGTAACCACACCAATCGAGATCGTTCATAGCGATTTTGAATTTTTCAGTGTCACAGCTACTACTATCGACACAAATACCACCATTTTCGGTAACACCATGACCATTAAAGTCAGCATCACTCGATTTAAACCACGAATAAATATAGTCAGCATCATTAACATGGCCACTACCAATCACCGATTTAACTTCCCACATCAATTGTGTTTTATTATCTAAAACACAAAACCATTCAGGTGAATCCTCAGCCATGCTCACGCCCCCAGATCCTATTTTGGTAAAATCTAGAAAGTCTTCTAACCGATTCTGCTTATCATCAAGACGGAGTCCAGCGGGGTTTAAATTAAGTCGTATGACATAATCAGGCAGCAAAACAGCGCCCCCCTCACCGGGGTAACTATTCCGCTCAACGTTACCATCACTGCCAGTGGGGCAACCCGTCAATAACAAACAGCTTAAAAACATAGCTATATATTTCATATAAAGAATCAAAAATGTGACATGTATCGAAGTTTAGATTACAAATATTAATTAATCCGCAAAAAAACCACCAATCAATAGACGACCGGTCTACTAGAGCGTATTGTTAACGCATTAGAAATACATCACGCTTTTTACATCTAATTAAAAGACGATCGGTCATACAGTATCGTAAACGACTTAAAAATAAGGATCTTCTATGCCTCAATCGCATTCAATTAATCGCCGTATTACACTTGCTTCACGTCCTGTTGGCGCACCGACATCAACCAACTTTAGTCTTCAAGAAACTGTCATACCTTCTCCTGAAACAGGTGAAATATTATTACGAACAAACTATTTATCACTTGATCCTTACATGCGCGGCCGTATGAATGCTGGTGCATCTTACGCCGAGCCTGTCGATATTGACGGTACTATGGTTGGTGCTACAGTGTGCCAAATTGTGAGCTCTTTACACCCCGATTATCAAGTCGGAGAGTGGGTTCTTGCTTATACAGGCTGGCAAGATTATGGCATTTCAGACGGTGAAGGTCTTATAAAGCTAGGCGTAGAGCCAACTAATCCCTCTTATGCGCTTGGGATCTTAGGTATGCCTGGATTTACTGCTTATATGGGACTATTAGATATTGGTCAGCCTAAATCAGGTGATACGCTTGTTGTTGCTGCAGCAACCGGCCCTGTAGGAGCAACAGTCGGCCAGATTGGTAAATTAAAAGGCTGCTACGTGGTCGGTATCGCAGGCGGAGCAGAGAAGTGTAAATATGCTGAAGACGTATTAGGTTTTGATAAGTGTGTTGACCATAAAGCTGACGACTTTGATGCACAATTACAAGCTGCTTGCCCTAACGGCATTGATGTTTACTTTGAAAATGTTGGCGGTAAAGTATTTGATAGTGTCCTCCCCCAACTAAATACTGGCGCACGTGTTCCCGTTTGTGGTTTAGTATCGCAGTACAATGCAACAGAATTACCATCAGGACCTGATCGTTTATCACTATTAATGGGCACCTTGTTGGTCAAACGTTTCAAGATGCAAGGTTTCATTATTTTTGATGATTACGCACATCGCTATAACGAATTTTTTGAACAGATGATGATGTGGTTACAATCGGGTGAAATTAAATACCGAGAGCATATGATTGACGGTTTAGAAAACGCACCATCAGCATTCACCGGTATGCTACAAGGTGAAAACTTCGGTAAACTTGTAGTAAATGTGGCTAAATAAGAGGTTAAAATGATTAAATTACACCATTTAAATAAATCACGTTCTAAACGTATCATTTGGCTATTAGAAGAATTAGGTGCTGATTATGAAATCATCGCTTACCAGCGTGATAGCCAAACTTTCTTAGCGCCACCAGAGCTAAAAGCAATTCATCCACTAGGTAAATCGCCAGTGATCGAAGATGATGGGGTCGTAATTGCTGAGTCAGGCGCAATCACAGAATACCTTATTAATAAGTATGCAGCTGACAAACTCGCACCAAAGCAGTTATCACAAGAGTATGTCGATTATTCGCAATGGATCCATTTTGCTGAGAGTTCTGCTATTTTACCGCTTTTGCTGAAAATGTTTGTTGAAAAGGATGGCTGTCAAACAAACTTTATGGCGGCTTACGCTGATATCGAAATAGCAAAAGTAATTAGTTATTTCGATGAGTCCTTAGCAAATAAAACTTACCTTGTTGGAGAGCAATTAACTGGGGCTGATATCATGATGTCATTTATTGTTGAAATCTTAGCAAATAATAATGTACTTGATAATTTTGTTCATCTTTCCCGCTACAACAAACAACTTCACTCTCACGCGAGTTTATTAAAAGCGATAGAGATTGAAGCTAAGTACGAAACTAGCTGATTTAGTTCTGATAATAGTCAATAGATAAAATACCGAAAAACCCTAATAACTTGTTATCAGGGTTTTTTATCTTATGGCAATCAACTAATTAATCATATTGACGAGAAAACTCCCCGCTACAGTCATCGCCAATCAGATAGTTACCAGACGATTTTAATATCACCTGATAATTACCATCGGATAAATTTTTAGCCCCAATATCAAATGTCCAGCCATTACCACCTAGCATTAATTTATTACCATAACTACTCGTACAGATCTCCATTAATTGGGAATGTGAAGCAGAAGCACTTGAATCTAAATATTGATCATTATAAGTAACTTCGAGTACAGGAGGCTTAACATCTGTTCTTTCATTACCGAAATCATCAACAAGCGCAATGTCAAGATTCAGAGCCATATCATCGCCCAATAAAGGCTTACCGGTAATTAACGCGGGTTGACAGGATAAAGTATCTATAACACTCGAATCGACCCCTTGTGAACCTAATGGTTGACCCAATGTACTTGCCGTTAATGCCCAACTTGCGGGGCTGAACAAATACACATTACTTAGCTCAGGATCATCTTCAAACAACTGCGTAAAAGTTAAATTTTCATTTACTAGTACCTTAAAATTATTGACTGCAACGTGTGTTAACTGATTTTGTGTGTAAGATTGGTTTTTCGCGTCAATACCGACAGAGTTCAACTTATAGTTACCATAAAATAATGAGTTAATAACACTATTATTGGTACTTGGACCACCCATTTCAGAAAACCAAACACCACGCGAGGCGTTGACTGATGTATGCTGTGAAATAATATTATCCGATGATCGATAAAGTAAAATAGAAATACCATAACCTTCAAAATCATCAGTAAAGTAATCTAGATTATTTTCCACGGTGTTGTTATTTGAATTAGTACTAAAATATAAATTTTCATGGGTATTATCCCAGAAGGTATTATGTTCAATCAGGTTATTCAAACCTTGTGATAAACTGATACCCCATGTATTTTGGTAAGATGTATTGTAAGCAACATAGTTATCATTACCTTGAATATTTATACCGCCACGGTTTCGCATCAAATCCTCATGACCATTACTATAAATAGTATTGTTCAACACATGCATATCTGAGCTCCAATATCCAACCGTGATACCATTACCGTTATCTGAGTTTGCAATGTTGTTACGAGCAATACCGCCACTTACATTATGCAGCCATAAGTCGTTACCATTATTATTAAATACATTATCTTCAATAATAAAATCTTCACGTTGATCCGCTTTTGTATGTAGCACAAATAAGCCATAAATCGCATTTTTAAATTCAGAATTCCGAACAATTACAGATTTTCGAGCACCAGTAGAAACAAGCTTATTCGACACGCCTTCACCATCAAATGTTATCCCGTCGATCACAATACCATCGCGGCCTATATGTAATATGCCTTGATATGCGGATCCAGAACCTGTTAACGTCGGTGATTGACCGGGTTCAGCTCTAATCGTTAAATTATTTTTATAAACATTTAACCCTTCGACATAGGTTCGACTATCTGTAAATACAAGTTCATCACCCGATGTGGCCGCTTGGTATGCACTGCCTAAACTATCAAACTCAGAAAATTCACCAATTTCTAATATTTCAGCATGTATATTTCCAATCGAAAATATCCACATGATCATTACAAACATGTACTTACATAAATCCATGGTAATTTCCCTACATACAAGGCGATGAATCATCAAATGAAGTGAAACATGCTATTTGAAGTTATACGTAAGTTTAGACTAGAATTATAAACGTGCTCCAGATCACATTTACTAATCGACTAACAACAGAATAAGTTATTTATAATCATCTATAAATGAACAATTATTATTTTTCAATATAGGCGGGTTCATCCAATTCCAATTGTAATTTTTTGGTCAATTTACTCACAACTAAAGCATAAGATTGACCCGCTAAGTTTTCAATCATCCCTGCTGGCACATCTCCTTTAAGCTTTACCGTTATCCAATGTCTTTTGTTCATATGATAACCGAGACTAATCGCCATAAATTCATCTACCAACACCTCAACATCACTCGGGTGAGCCTTAAAATTTACACTGCATCCAGCTTCATTTTTTGTCAAAAGAGCAAACATCTTACCCATCACTTTATAAACCAATACATCAGGTCCAAAGGGATAGTCTTGCTGGGCAGCTTTTAAATTATGAAGGTAATGCTCTAAGTGCACTTGTTCCATCTCATTATCATCCTTAGTATATTATTTACTAACTTTATGCCAGGTGATTGGCATAAGCTCAGTATCACAGCCAGCTTGTGTAAACTCA is part of the Moritella viscosa genome and encodes:
- a CDS encoding putative exported protein, with amino-acid sequence MMIFNITRRILLITSTILLLVMSMAAKGLDQRCNENAEISTPNQRFVNTREGFLFDKATRLEWQTCVLGLTGNRCQNGTVRYFTSWEAMMEPAAFNATNDGHTDWRLPNIKELYSIIETACEEPSLNKSIFPNHPLSPAVSKSWSSTPSNGNPSKAWQVEFQNGLLYDISNGERLTVRLVRTCDEACQQEYD
- a CDS encoding putative lipoprotein; the encoded protein is MKYIAMFLSCLLLTGCPTGSDGNVERNSYPGEGGAVLLPDYVIRLNLNPAGLRLDDKQNRLEDFLDFTKIGSGGVSMAEDSPEWFCVLDNKTQLMWEVKSVIGSGHVNDADYIYSWFKSSDADFNGHGVTENGGICVDSSSCDTEKFKIAMNDLDWCGYNDWRLPTRLELQSIINYSQIIPAVETVFFPHTQNHYYWTADIDIDDLESAWMVNFLYGNIQGNLTNIPRAVRLVRSQSLQ
- a CDS encoding putative NADP-dependent oxidoreductase, with product MPQSHSINRRITLASRPVGAPTSTNFSLQETVIPSPETGEILLRTNYLSLDPYMRGRMNAGASYAEPVDIDGTMVGATVCQIVSSLHPDYQVGEWVLAYTGWQDYGISDGEGLIKLGVEPTNPSYALGILGMPGFTAYMGLLDIGQPKSGDTLVVAAATGPVGATVGQIGKLKGCYVVGIAGGAEKCKYAEDVLGFDKCVDHKADDFDAQLQAACPNGIDVYFENVGGKVFDSVLPQLNTGARVPVCGLVSQYNATELPSGPDRLSLLMGTLLVKRFKMQGFIIFDDYAHRYNEFFEQMMMWLQSGEIKYREHMIDGLENAPSAFTGMLQGENFGKLVVNVAK
- a CDS encoding glutathione S-transferase; the protein is MIKLHHLNKSRSKRIIWLLEELGADYEIIAYQRDSQTFLAPPELKAIHPLGKSPVIEDDGVVIAESGAITEYLINKYAADKLAPKQLSQEYVDYSQWIHFAESSAILPLLLKMFVEKDGCQTNFMAAYADIEIAKVISYFDESLANKTYLVGEQLTGADIMMSFIVEILANNNVLDNFVHLSRYNKQLHSHASLLKAIEIEAKYETS